In Streptomyces sp. NBC_01426, one genomic interval encodes:
- a CDS encoding zinc-ribbon domain-containing protein has product MGKRRGGSEIAAVRSRLRAEFVSNLSSPDRTLEDLPISSPDQCRWRCAEEGCGHEWVTRFHFRARSINPTGCPDCSKRRNRAPGPGESLAEVDQVLTAQFRRNKDRPSRGPDTLRTQSHDMCEWECEQGHSWPATVANRTNQRGCPHCSGHGRSLFECNVAMLVEAASGLAVELDHRVRLPGRKEDRFDLFLPGPDLLIDLDPAWTHNQPDSLKRDTAKAQAARAAGLVFERIRARGLPAIPLPGTTHFEAGPGVDPEDWVRAVGSLLRGRGLPWKELAPPEVTTALMKGAQLWQQAVAAPATSALAAAPHLEAEFVANLTNPGVGLARMTPGCNDLCTWKCQEADCGHEWDVPVYTRALAGRGCRKCGYKRMATKKRRPAPGTSLGDVNREMAAELVEVIGHPDWTAFDVLPNANQDCLWKCPDPRCGEMYPAPLNRRTGQSSGCPTCARKRSTAGRIRPQPGQALVDRHEVIASELVEVIGEPTWTAADLRPSSTMPCRWRCRKPGCHSRWEATPDQRTRRGGSDKPCPVCKPPRKSRSRPTTTA; this is encoded by the coding sequence ATGGGAAAGCGACGTGGAGGCAGCGAGATCGCAGCAGTCCGGAGTCGACTCCGGGCGGAGTTCGTCAGCAACCTCTCCAGCCCGGACCGTACCCTGGAGGACCTGCCAATATCGTCCCCGGACCAATGCCGGTGGCGCTGCGCCGAGGAGGGGTGCGGCCACGAGTGGGTGACCCGCTTCCACTTCAGGGCGCGAAGCATCAACCCCACAGGGTGCCCGGATTGCTCAAAGCGCCGAAACCGCGCTCCGGGTCCCGGAGAGTCGCTGGCCGAGGTGGATCAGGTCCTGACCGCACAGTTCCGGCGCAATAAGGACCGGCCCTCTCGCGGGCCCGACACGCTGAGGACCCAATCCCACGACATGTGTGAATGGGAGTGCGAGCAAGGCCACTCCTGGCCAGCCACCGTCGCCAACCGCACTAATCAGCGGGGCTGTCCGCATTGCTCCGGGCACGGGCGTTCTCTGTTCGAGTGCAACGTCGCGATGCTCGTCGAGGCGGCTTCGGGACTCGCCGTTGAACTCGACCACCGGGTCCGTCTGCCCGGCAGGAAGGAGGACCGCTTCGACCTGTTCCTGCCCGGCCCGGACCTGTTGATCGACCTGGATCCGGCGTGGACCCACAACCAGCCGGACAGCCTGAAGCGTGACACCGCGAAGGCTCAGGCCGCCCGCGCCGCTGGCCTCGTCTTCGAGAGGATCCGGGCGCGAGGGCTGCCAGCGATCCCGCTGCCAGGGACCACCCACTTCGAGGCGGGCCCAGGAGTAGACCCCGAAGACTGGGTCAGGGCCGTCGGTTCGCTACTCCGGGGCCGGGGTCTGCCTTGGAAGGAACTGGCTCCTCCCGAGGTCACGACAGCGCTCATGAAGGGAGCGCAGCTCTGGCAGCAGGCCGTAGCCGCACCCGCGACCTCAGCACTGGCCGCCGCTCCGCACCTCGAAGCCGAGTTTGTCGCCAACCTCACCAACCCCGGCGTGGGCCTCGCCCGTATGACTCCAGGCTGTAATGACCTCTGCACCTGGAAGTGTCAGGAGGCGGACTGCGGACACGAGTGGGACGTTCCCGTGTACACCCGTGCTCTCGCCGGTCGCGGATGTCGCAAATGCGGTTACAAGCGGATGGCCACGAAGAAGAGGCGCCCCGCCCCTGGTACATCACTCGGTGATGTCAATCGGGAGATGGCTGCCGAACTCGTGGAGGTGATCGGTCACCCGGACTGGACCGCGTTCGATGTGCTCCCGAACGCGAACCAGGACTGCCTCTGGAAATGCCCGGACCCCCGGTGCGGGGAAATGTACCCCGCACCGCTCAACCGCCGCACAGGCCAGTCGAGTGGTTGCCCCACGTGCGCCCGCAAGCGCAGCACGGCCGGCCGGATTCGCCCGCAGCCGGGCCAGGCGCTCGTGGACCGTCACGAGGTGATCGCAAGTGAACTCGTCGAGGTCATCGGCGAACCGACGTGGACGGCAGCAGACCTTCGGCCGAGCTCCACCATGCCGTGCCGGTGGCGATGCCGGAAGCCCGGATGCCACAGCCGCTGGGAGGCAACCCCTGACCAGCGGACGCGTCGAGGCGGCTCCGACAAGCCGTGCCCCGTATGCAAGCCACCGCGCAAGAGCCGGTCACGGCCCACGACTACGGCCTGA